From Capra hircus breed San Clemente chromosome 1, ASM170441v1, whole genome shotgun sequence, the proteins below share one genomic window:
- the P2RY1 gene encoding P2Y purinoceptor 1: MTEVLWPAVPNGTDTAFLADPGSPWGNSTVTSTAAVASPFKCALTKTGFQFYYLPAVYILVFIIGFLGNSVAIWMFVFHMKPWSGISVYMFNLALADFLYVLTLPALIFYYFNKTDWIFGDAMCKLQRFIFHVNLYGSILFLTCISAHRYSGVVYPLKSLGRLKKKNAVYISVLVWLIVVVGISPILFYSGTGIRKNKTITCYDTTSDEYLRSYFIYSMCTTVAMFCVPLVLILGCYGLIVRALIYKDLDNSPLRRKSIYLVIIVLTVFAVSYIPFHVMKTMNLRARLDFQTPEMCAFNDRVYATYQVTRGLASLNSCVDPILYFLAGDTFRRRLSRATRKASRRSEANLQSKSEDMTLNILSEFKQNGDTSL, translated from the coding sequence ATGACCGAGGTGCTGTGGCCGGCGGTCCCCAACGGGACGGACACTGCCTTCCTGGCCGACCCTGGTTCGCCCTGGGGAAACAGCACAGTGACTTCCACCGCCGCCGTCGCCAGCCCGTTCAAATGCGCGCTGACCAAGACCGGCTTCCAGTTCTACTACCTGCCAGCTGTCTACATCTTGGTGTTCATTATCGGCTTCCTGGGCAACAGCGTGGCCATCTGGATGTTCGTCTTCCACATGAAGCCGTGGAGCGGCATCTCCGTGTACATGTTCAACTTGGCCCTGGCAGACTTCTTGTACGTGCTGACTCTGCCGGCGCTCATCTTCTACTACTTCAATAAGACCGACTGGATCTTCGGGGATGCCATGTGCAAGCTGCAGAGGTTCATCTTCCACGTGAACCTCTATGGCAGCATCttattcctgacctgcattagcGCGCACCGGTACAGCGGCGTGGTGTACCCGCTCAAGTCCCTGGGTAGGCTCAAGAAGAAGAACGCGGTCTATATTAGCGTGCTGGTGTGGCTCATCGTGGTGGTGGGCATCTCCCCCATCCTCTTCTACTCTGGCACCGGGATCCGGAAAAACAAAACCATCACCTGCTATGACACCACCTCAGACGAGTACCTGCGAAGCTATTTCATCTATAGTATGTGCACGACCGTGGCCATGTTCTGTGTCCCCTTGGTGCTGATTTTGGGCTGTTATGGATTAATTGTGAGAGCTCTGATTTACAAAGACCTGGACAACTCGCCTCTGAGGaggaaatccatttacctggtgATTATTGTACTGACTGTTTTTGCTGTGTCTTACATCCCTTTCCACGTGATGAAAACAATGAATTTGAGGGCCCGGCTGGATTTTCAGACCCCAGAAATGTGTGCTTTCAATGATAGGGTGTATGCCACTTACCAGGTGACAAGAGGTCTAGCAAGTCTCAACAGTTGTGTGGACCCCATTCTCTATTTCTTGGCAGGAGATACTTTCAGAAGGAGACTCtcccgagccaccaggaaagcttccAGAAGAAGTGAGGCaaacttgcagtccaagagtgAAGACATGACACTCAATATTTTATCAGAGTTCAAGCAGAATGGAGATACAAGCTTGTGA